In Musa acuminata AAA Group cultivar baxijiao chromosome BXJ2-10, Cavendish_Baxijiao_AAA, whole genome shotgun sequence, a genomic segment contains:
- the LOC135625382 gene encoding ATP synthase subunit d, mitochondrial-like, with the protein MSGNGVKKVAEVAAKATKSIDWDGMAKALVSDEARKEFANLRRAFDEVNSQLQTKFSQEPEPIDWEYYRKGIGSRLVDMYKEAYESIEIPKYVDTVTPEYKPKFDALLVELKEAEKQSLKESARLEKEIAEVQEMKKKISTMTADEYFENHPELKQKFDDEIRNDNWGY; encoded by the exons ATGAGCGGAAACGGGGTGAAGAAGGTGGCGGAAGTGGCCGCAAAGGCGACTAAGTCGATCGATTGGGACGGCATGGCGAAGGCCCTCGTCTCCGACGAGGCCCGCAAGGAGTTCGCCAACCTCCGCCGCGCCTTCGACGAGGTCAACAGCCAACTCCAGACCAAATTCTCCCAG GAACCTGAACCTATTGACTGGGAATATTACAGGAAAGGAATTGGGTCGCGCTTGGTGGATATGTATAAAGAGGCTTATGAAA GCATAGAGATCCCCAAGTATGTTGACACGGTGACTCCTGAATACAAGCCCAAATTTGATGCCTTG CTGGTTGAGTTAAAAGAAGCAGAAAAACAATCATTGAAGGAATCAGCACGATTGGAGAAAGAAATAGCTGAAGTTCAGGAGATGAAG AAAAAAATAAGCACAATGACAGCTGATGAGTATTTTGAGAACCATCCTGAGCTCAAGCAGAAGTTTGATGATGAAATTCGAAATGATAATTGGGGATATTGA